AGGCGAGGTAGCTGCCGAGCATCGTGAGGATGGTCAGCACCGCCATGGCGAGCACGACCGCCTCGAAGCCGCTCGCCAGCAGGATCGCCATGTAGAGGACGGTGGCGAGGACGCCGAACACGCTCGCGACGATCTGCACCGCGACCGTGTAGAGCAGGTACAGCAGCGCGGCCAGGCCCACGACGCGCCAGAAGCGGCGACCGGCGGTGAGCTGGAGGCTGCGCCGCAGCGAGGCGAGTACCCCGGTCCCCTCGATCACCACGGCGGGCACGGCGAGCAGGGTGCGCGCCCACAGCCACAGCACGGCCAGCACGCCGACGATCGCGCCCAGCACGATCGGCACGACGGTGTACCAGGTCCCCTCCTGCACGAGCAGGATCGGCAGCATCCCGAGGCCCAGCAGGATCGAGAACAGCAGCGTGCCGAGCACGGCGATCACGAGCCCCACCCCGATCGCGGGCAGGCCGCGGCGGCGCATGGTCGCCCACATCTCGGAGGTGCTCACCGGGCGCCCCACGGCCTCGCCGAGCGCGACCCGGGTGAGGGACACGGTGACCAGCGACGTTGCCAGCAGGGAGATGAGGCCGGTGGCGACGGTGGTGGACAGCAGCAGCACCAGGTCGCCGACGGAGCCGACCGAGGTCACCTCGGTGCTCCCCGTCGGATCCTGGAGGGAGGCCTGCATCTCCCCGTAGAACGGGACCATCCCCGCGCCGGTGAGCAGGGTGATCAGCACGAAGGCGATCCCGAACACGATGGCGGCGAGGCCGAGCACGGCCCGCGGGCGCAGACGGTAGATCCGCACCGCGGCGCCGAGGATCTCGCCGACGCCCAGCGGACGCAGTGGGAACAGCGGCATGGCCTGGACCAGCTCGCGGCGCGGGGCGCCGGGTGCGGCACCGGGCGGCGGCTGCTGCGGCGCCCCGTACTGTTGCGGTGCGCCGTACTGCTGGGGCGCCCCGTACTGCTGCGATGCTGCGGGGGCCTGCGGGTCGCGAGGGCCGTCGGCGTCGGCGGGTCCGGACGCACCGGGCGCGGTCCACGGGCTGCTCATCGGTCCTCCTCAGATCGGGTCCCGGTCCGGACGGACGCACGGGAGCGGAAATCTCCTGCGCACGACAGTACGGAGTGCGGGGCCCTTGGCCGATACGACGAACGTCGAGGACCTGGTGTCGTCCGGCGATCCCGTCGGCCGCGCTCCCCTCGGACTGCCCGGGCCGAACCGCCCGACCGAACCGCCCGAGAACGCACCGCCGCGAGCATGACGAGGCACACCCTGGACGCCTCCTCCCAGGCGCACGGCCTGCACGGTGGCACAATGGCGGTCATGACGACGCCTTCACGGATCCTCGTGGTCGACGACGATCAGGCGATCGCCGAGATGGTCGGCATCGTTCTGCGCGGCAAGGGCTTCGAGGTCGCCACCTCGCCCGACGGCGCCTCCGCCCTGGAGGCGTTCCCGCGCCTGCGCCCCGACCTCGTGCTGCTGGACCTCATGCTCCCCGGCATCGACGGGATCGAGGTGTGCCGCCGCATCCGCCGCGAGTCCGGCGTGCCGATCATCATGCTCACCGCCCGCACCGACACCGCCGACGTGGTGGAGGGGCTCGAGGCGGGGGCCGACGACTACCTCACCAAGCCCTTCGAGCCGGACGAGCTGGTCGCCCGCATCAAGGCCCGGGTGCGTCGCACCGAGACCGCGACCACCGAGCATCTCAGCATCGGGGACCTCACCATCGACGTGGACGGGCACGAGGTGCGCCGCGACGGCGAGCTGATCTCCCTGACCCCGCTCGAGTTCGACCTGCTCACGCAGCTGGCCCGCAAGCCCTGGCAGGTCTTCACCCGCGACGTTCTGCTGCGGGACGTGTGGGGCTACCGGCACAGCGCCGATACCCGCCTGGTCAACGTGCACGTCCAGCGCCTGCGCTCCAAGATCGAGCACGACCCGGAGAACCCCGCGATCGTGGTGA
This genomic interval from Brachybacterium aquaticum contains the following:
- the mtrA gene encoding MtrAB system response regulator MtrA, coding for MAVMTTPSRILVVDDDQAIAEMVGIVLRGKGFEVATSPDGASALEAFPRLRPDLVLLDLMLPGIDGIEVCRRIRRESGVPIIMLTARTDTADVVEGLEAGADDYLTKPFEPDELVARIKARVRRTETATTEHLSIGDLTIDVDGHEVRRDGELISLTPLEFDLLTQLARKPWQVFTRDVLLRDVWGYRHSADTRLVNVHVQRLRSKIEHDPENPAIVVTVRGVGYRAGTGS
- a CDS encoding glycerophosphodiester phosphodiesterase: MSSPWTAPGASGPADADGPRDPQAPAASQQYGAPQQYGAPQQYGAPQQPPPGAAPGAPRRELVQAMPLFPLRPLGVGEILGAAVRIYRLRPRAVLGLAAIVFGIAFVLITLLTGAGMVPFYGEMQASLQDPTGSTEVTSVGSVGDLVLLLSTTVATGLISLLATSLVTVSLTRVALGEAVGRPVSTSEMWATMRRRGLPAIGVGLVIAVLGTLLFSILLGLGMLPILLVQEGTWYTVVPIVLGAIVGVLAVLWLWARTLLAVPAVVIEGTGVLASLRRSLQLTAGRRFWRVVGLAALLYLLYTVAVQIVASVFGVLATVLYMAILLASGFEAVVLAMAVLTILTMLGSYLASVMLAPFLSAGIVAIYADVRMRHEAWDVELIRLSREAWVADGTR